A portion of the Edaphobacter bradus genome contains these proteins:
- a CDS encoding ATP-binding cassette domain-containing protein, whose protein sequence is MEGRLTLSDSLLMVKLNHRVGTVRLDVGFALTQPWTVLFGPSGSGKTTVLRAIAGFVRPDEGRVAQDNVVLMDSASGVFVPAHLRPVRSAAQTACLFPHMTVLRNVLYGSGWNSKPADESQLAEEVLALFRVDRLSARLPRELSGGERQRVSVARAAVSAVTYLGHGNGLLLLDEPFSGLDVALRDELLSSLREWLVRWKIPVLSVTHDVGEAFQLGAEVIKIADGAVVRQGPVGAVLSEERRRLLEQLGS, encoded by the coding sequence ATGGAAGGCAGGTTGACGTTGTCCGATAGCCTGCTGATGGTGAAGCTCAATCACAGGGTGGGCACGGTGCGGCTCGATGTGGGGTTTGCCCTGACACAGCCGTGGACGGTGCTGTTTGGGCCTTCCGGCAGCGGGAAGACAACCGTGCTGAGGGCGATTGCTGGATTTGTACGTCCGGATGAGGGGCGGGTCGCGCAGGATAACGTGGTGTTAATGGATTCCGCGTCTGGTGTGTTTGTTCCTGCTCATCTGCGTCCGGTGCGCAGCGCGGCACAGACGGCGTGCTTGTTTCCGCACATGACGGTGCTGCGGAATGTTTTGTATGGGAGCGGCTGGAATTCAAAGCCTGCGGATGAGTCGCAGCTCGCGGAAGAGGTGTTGGCACTGTTTCGGGTGGATCGACTATCGGCGAGACTGCCGCGCGAGCTGAGCGGGGGCGAAAGACAAAGGGTTTCGGTCGCACGAGCGGCGGTCTCGGCGGTGACGTACCTCGGACATGGGAATGGACTGCTACTGCTGGATGAACCGTTCTCTGGGCTGGATGTTGCGTTGCGAGATGAACTGCTTTCAAGCTTGCGAGAGTGGCTGGTTCGATGGAAGATTCCCGTGCTCTCGGTGACGCACGATGTGGGCGAAGCATTTCAGCTTGGGGCCGAGGTGATCAAGATCGCCGATGGCGCGGTGGTACGGCAGGGGCCAGTGGGTGCGGTCCTCTCCGAGGAGAGGCGGCGGTTGCTGGAACAGCTTGGCAGTTGA
- a CDS encoding UDP-N-acetylmuramate dehydrogenase — protein sequence MDSSSIAIQQSIPLAPYTTFRIGGPARYFAEITSEPALLEAIAFAREHNLPIFVLGGGSNLLVSDSGFDGLVLHVALQSPIAPSRSGSHINCTVAAGVEWNAFVLAICEQGISGIECLAGIPGSVGGTPVQNVGAYGQEVAETILSVRALDLTTNTFVDLPNAQCGFAYRLSIFNSSHRNRYIVTAVTFRFDAAAKPRLTYADLTRHFGNAQPTPIEVYHAVREIRHRKGMLLVEGESDCRGAGSFFKNPVVPQSTLTCIATTLNIAPEKIPHWPTSDGHIKLPAAWLLEHAGFPKGFTLGNAGISSRHTLALINRGNATAADIATLRDTIRTQVSQRFGITLEQEPVQVGQ from the coding sequence GTGGACAGTTCCTCAATCGCCATCCAACAAAGCATCCCGCTGGCCCCCTATACCACCTTCCGCATCGGCGGCCCGGCCCGCTACTTCGCCGAGATTACCTCCGAGCCTGCCCTCCTTGAGGCCATCGCCTTCGCCCGCGAGCACAACCTCCCCATCTTCGTCCTCGGCGGTGGCAGCAACCTCCTCGTAAGCGACTCCGGTTTCGACGGCCTCGTTCTACACGTCGCGCTCCAAAGCCCCATCGCTCCATCGCGCAGCGGCTCCCACATCAATTGCACCGTAGCCGCTGGCGTTGAGTGGAACGCCTTCGTCCTCGCTATCTGTGAGCAGGGAATCAGCGGCATCGAATGCCTCGCCGGCATCCCCGGCTCCGTCGGCGGAACGCCCGTCCAGAACGTCGGCGCCTATGGCCAGGAGGTCGCCGAGACCATCCTCTCCGTTCGCGCTCTCGACCTCACGACCAACACCTTCGTCGATCTCCCCAACGCCCAGTGCGGCTTCGCCTATCGCCTGAGCATCTTCAATAGCAGCCACCGCAACCGCTACATCGTCACCGCCGTCACCTTCCGCTTCGACGCCGCGGCAAAACCCCGCCTCACCTACGCCGACCTCACCCGCCACTTCGGCAACGCACAACCCACGCCCATCGAGGTCTACCACGCCGTTCGCGAGATCCGTCACCGCAAGGGCATGCTTCTCGTCGAGGGCGAATCCGACTGCCGCGGCGCCGGCTCCTTCTTCAAGAATCCCGTCGTCCCGCAGTCCACCCTGACCTGCATCGCGACCACGCTGAACATCGCTCCCGAGAAAATTCCCCACTGGCCCACGAGCGACGGCCACATCAAACTCCCTGCCGCGTGGCTTCTCGAGCACGCGGGCTTCCCTAAGGGCTTCACTCTGGGCAACGCCGGCATCTCCTCACGCCACACTCTCGCGCTCATCAACCGGGGCAACGCTACCGCCGCGGATATCGCAACCCTCCGCGACACCATCCGCACCCAGGTCTCGCAACGTTTCGGTATCACCCTAGAGCAGGAACCAGTCCAGGTCGGTCAGTAG
- the proC gene encoding pyrroline-5-carboxylate reductase, with amino-acid sequence MSEETYEVMASAPTMPGLRVAILGTGKMGGILLQAFLKNNLFSSEQLFATVHHAERAQALSAQFGIEVTTDNLAAAREADVILVGVKPVQVPTLIEHIRPALSPKKMVLSFAASVKTRSIEDAAKCDLAVVRAMPNTPAMLAAGITALCAGRFVSADQMAVAQKIFQTVGRTVVVDEKHMDAVTGLSGSGPAFLYIIIEALAEAGVNVGLPRDVATLLAAQTTLGSARMVLETGYHPALLKDAVTTPAGCTVDGILELEEGGLRVTLIKAVKRATQRAKELASG; translated from the coding sequence ATGAGCGAAGAAACATATGAGGTGATGGCTTCCGCGCCAACGATGCCGGGGCTGCGGGTCGCCATTCTTGGCACAGGCAAGATGGGCGGCATCCTGCTACAGGCGTTTTTGAAGAACAACCTGTTTTCTTCGGAGCAACTCTTTGCTACGGTGCATCATGCTGAGCGCGCGCAGGCGCTCTCAGCGCAGTTCGGCATCGAGGTGACGACGGACAACCTTGCTGCGGCGCGCGAGGCCGACGTGATTCTGGTCGGCGTGAAGCCGGTGCAGGTCCCGACGCTGATCGAACATATCCGGCCGGCGCTGTCGCCGAAGAAGATGGTGCTATCATTCGCGGCTTCGGTGAAGACGCGGAGCATCGAGGATGCAGCCAAGTGTGACCTGGCGGTGGTTCGGGCGATGCCGAATACACCGGCGATGCTGGCGGCGGGCATTACGGCGCTATGCGCAGGCAGGTTCGTCTCGGCTGATCAGATGGCCGTGGCGCAGAAGATCTTCCAGACGGTCGGACGCACGGTCGTCGTCGACGAGAAGCACATGGACGCGGTGACAGGGCTCTCCGGCTCGGGGCCGGCGTTTCTTTACATCATCATCGAGGCACTGGCCGAGGCAGGAGTGAATGTGGGACTGCCGCGTGACGTAGCGACGCTGTTGGCGGCACAGACAACGTTGGGTTCGGCGCGGATGGTGCTGGAGACGGGATATCACCCGGCGCTGCTGAAGGACGCGGTGACAACTCCGGCGGGCTGCACGGTTGATGGAATTCTGGAGCTTGAGGAAGGTGGACTGCGTGTGACGCTGATCAAGGCTGTGAAGCGAGCGACGCAGCGGGCGAAAGAATTGGCCAGCGGTTAG
- the modA gene encoding molybdate ABC transporter substrate-binding protein, with translation MSRLSWFQLGYRKARRRPKVAWIVLWLGLTWLGSAGVDWGQQKEIRVAAAADLQPVMPVLASQYEKATGVKLVVSFGSSSTLAEQILNGAPVDIFLSADFSNPEKIVAAGLADGQAPTQYAKGTLVLWARKDSPLQPLSIDSLTDKRVTRIAIANPLHAPYGLAAERALKSMKMYETVAPHLVVAENIAQAAQFVESGNAQLGLISLTGASSAHFKEVGSFVRVPTVYPPILQCAVVMAKSEKKAAAHSFLNWLLSSEVQGQFEKLGLGAVK, from the coding sequence GTGTCGCGACTTTCATGGTTTCAGCTAGGGTATCGTAAAGCGCGGCGCAGGCCCAAAGTCGCATGGATTGTGCTTTGGCTTGGATTGACGTGGCTGGGGAGCGCAGGTGTGGACTGGGGACAGCAGAAGGAGATTCGTGTAGCTGCGGCGGCCGATCTGCAGCCGGTCATGCCGGTGCTGGCCAGCCAGTACGAAAAGGCCACAGGGGTGAAGCTGGTGGTGAGCTTCGGGTCGTCGTCCACGCTGGCCGAGCAGATTCTGAATGGGGCCCCGGTGGACATCTTCCTGAGCGCGGACTTTTCAAATCCGGAGAAGATCGTTGCGGCGGGGCTGGCGGATGGGCAGGCTCCGACACAATATGCGAAGGGGACCCTGGTGCTGTGGGCTCGCAAGGACTCGCCGCTGCAGCCTCTGTCGATCGACAGCCTGACAGACAAGCGGGTGACAAGAATTGCGATCGCCAATCCGCTGCATGCGCCGTATGGTCTGGCCGCCGAGAGGGCTTTGAAGAGCATGAAGATGTACGAGACGGTGGCTCCCCATCTTGTGGTGGCAGAAAACATCGCGCAGGCAGCACAGTTTGTGGAGTCGGGGAACGCGCAACTTGGGCTGATCTCGCTGACCGGAGCGAGCTCCGCGCACTTCAAGGAGGTGGGAAGCTTCGTTCGTGTGCCAACGGTGTACCCGCCGATTCTGCAGTGCGCGGTGGTGATGGCGAAATCAGAAAAGAAGGCGGCGGCACACTCGTTTCTCAACTGGCTGCTCTCCTCGGAGGTGCAGGGCCAATTTGAGAAGCTTGGACTGGGCGCGGTGAAGTAA
- a CDS encoding COX15/CtaA family protein, translating into MSTSAVAVKRPSRALGGFAWGVVGYNILVILWGAVVRATGSGAGCGDRWPLCNGDFFPHHPRLATVIEFAHRSMTGVCTFLVIALAVWTFYETKRGDRARRAVMATAFFLVTEALLGAVLVLGGYVEHNISTARVVMQSVHFTNTMLLLAALGLTAWWLSDAGRREGSSLSVGRNLTWPAWTSVVATVVVGATGAVAALADTLFPSPSLQAALASDFAADSPLLVRMRWMHPTAAVIGLCCVLWLVARVRSPLSRIVAGLLGLQFVLGVGDVLVLAPAWMQILHLLGADLYWLALVALVAQIVWPAKAEVPGTPQSGAIETLRRA; encoded by the coding sequence ATGTCTACGAGTGCGGTTGCGGTGAAGCGTCCTTCGCGGGCGCTGGGCGGCTTTGCCTGGGGCGTGGTGGGTTACAACATCCTGGTGATTCTGTGGGGCGCGGTGGTACGGGCGACGGGCTCGGGCGCAGGCTGCGGGGACAGGTGGCCGCTGTGCAATGGGGATTTTTTCCCGCATCATCCTCGGCTGGCTACGGTCATCGAATTTGCGCACCGATCGATGACCGGGGTCTGCACGTTTCTGGTAATTGCTCTCGCTGTCTGGACCTTTTACGAGACGAAGCGCGGGGACAGGGCTCGGCGAGCCGTGATGGCCACGGCGTTCTTTCTGGTGACGGAGGCTCTGCTGGGTGCTGTGCTCGTGCTTGGAGGTTATGTTGAGCACAACATCTCCACGGCACGCGTAGTCATGCAGTCGGTACACTTCACGAATACGATGCTGTTGCTGGCGGCCCTGGGCCTGACGGCGTGGTGGCTGAGCGATGCAGGCCGCCGAGAAGGATCGTCACTGTCTGTCGGTCGGAACCTTACCTGGCCTGCGTGGACATCCGTGGTGGCGACCGTTGTTGTGGGAGCCACGGGTGCGGTCGCGGCGCTCGCTGACACGCTTTTCCCTTCTCCGTCTCTACAGGCTGCTTTGGCGTCCGACTTTGCGGCGGACTCCCCCCTTCTGGTGCGGATGCGGTGGATGCACCCGACGGCTGCGGTCATTGGCTTGTGCTGCGTCTTGTGGCTCGTGGCGCGAGTACGATCACCGCTGAGCCGGATTGTGGCAGGTCTGCTGGGACTGCAGTTTGTGCTTGGAGTGGGAGACGTCCTGGTGTTGGCGCCTGCGTGGATGCAGATTCTGCACCTGCTCGGAGCAGACCTCTACTGGTTAGCGCTTGTGGCCCTTGTGGCGCAGATCGTGTGGCCAGCTAAGGCGGAGGTACCAGGCACGCCGCAGAGCGGCGCTATCGAAACCCTTCGGCGAGCCTGA
- a CDS encoding sigma 54-interacting transcriptional regulator, with amino-acid sequence MPTLRPVLAFPAPARLNEPLPTAAESLRFEMVGDGDAMRKLRAQVERIGPHFRTVLVRGEIGTGKEMVARAMHSKGAGGPFVVCHGASLGDAAVSADNDWLQSLMRSARRGTLFLDGIEEMPPTAQARLVAVLRKRSGQQQRMIVSASEDLRSLAAARRFRQDLYHRIAMVEVALVPLRERVDDIPSLAWHFLRRFTALYGRRIEAISEDAMERMMAHAWPGNVREMENVIRNGVLQSEGTVLKEHDLTSLRELKMEASVPVTAVPSRLQDVVEQHVQLVLKRCEGNKVRAAEFLGISRSTLYRMLESSSSQG; translated from the coding sequence ATGCCGACCCTACGTCCTGTCCTCGCCTTTCCTGCGCCCGCACGCCTCAACGAACCGCTGCCTACTGCAGCGGAGAGTCTGCGGTTCGAGATGGTTGGCGACGGCGATGCGATGCGAAAGCTTCGCGCACAGGTGGAACGTATCGGGCCGCACTTTCGCACTGTGCTGGTCCGCGGCGAGATCGGAACCGGCAAAGAGATGGTCGCAAGGGCGATGCACAGCAAAGGCGCAGGAGGGCCGTTTGTCGTGTGCCATGGGGCCTCGCTCGGAGACGCGGCGGTCAGCGCCGATAACGACTGGCTGCAGAGCCTGATGAGGTCTGCACGACGGGGCACGCTGTTCCTGGACGGGATTGAAGAGATGCCGCCTACGGCCCAGGCGCGATTGGTAGCCGTGCTCAGGAAGAGGTCGGGGCAGCAGCAGCGGATGATCGTCTCTGCGAGCGAAGACCTGCGCTCCCTGGCGGCGGCGAGGCGGTTTCGGCAGGATCTGTATCATCGCATCGCCATGGTGGAGGTCGCCCTTGTTCCGCTGCGCGAGCGCGTGGACGACATTCCATCGCTGGCCTGGCATTTTTTGCGACGGTTTACGGCGCTGTATGGGCGGCGTATCGAGGCGATCTCCGAGGACGCGATGGAGCGCATGATGGCTCATGCGTGGCCTGGAAATGTGCGCGAGATGGAGAATGTGATTCGCAATGGGGTGCTGCAAAGCGAGGGCACTGTGCTGAAGGAGCACGATCTGACCTCGCTACGGGAGCTGAAGATGGAGGCGTCTGTGCCGGTGACTGCGGTGCCGTCCCGTCTGCAGGATGTAGTGGAGCAGCATGTGCAGCTTGTGCTGAAGCGATGCGAGGGGAACAAGGTAAGGGCCGCAGAGTTTCTTGGGATCAGCCGGTCGACACTTTACAGGATGCTGGAGAGCAGTTCGTCACAAGGGTAA
- a CDS encoding sodium:solute symporter family protein, producing the protein MQLLSALYLMNRQLTRLSSVDVVILLLYFALVVFIGFYAKGKANTSEDFFLAGREMTAWIAGLSFVSANLGSLELMGWAGSAYQYGILAAHWYWIGAIPAMLFLGIVMMPFYYISKTHSVPGYLQLRFGEGARGLSAISFALMTILMSGVNMYAMALVMKTVLGWNISFSIWVGAATVALYVMLGGLRSAIINEVLQFVLIWAGAAMIPILGLIEAGGWGKLKAQIATNVGNNYTHMWSTLGSFKDNPMGVHWTGIVFGLGFIISFGYWTTDFLVVQRVLSAHNLRAAKMAPVIGAAFKMAVPFIVIFPGLLALSVLKNPDGSLMHLVPESMAAATGQHSYNEVLPLMLIRYCGPGLLGLGITALVAGFMSGMAGNVSAFSTVWTYDIYGAFINKKADDKHYVQMGRLSTVIGMLVSIATAYLVMNAASIMDYVQALFSFFIAPLFGTVVLGMLWKRATHAGGFWGLLAGTASSIGMWGWVQSDPGALRYIALSPNAQSMAENLYRALWSWIICVVVTVTVSVMTKPVPQEQLSGLVYGVTPIPHDGSKTLWEKPIFWACVVIVVFFILNLMFW; encoded by the coding sequence ATGCAGCTTCTCTCTGCGCTTTACCTGATGAACAGGCAGCTGACCCGCCTGTCGTCGGTCGATGTTGTGATTCTGCTTCTGTACTTCGCGCTGGTCGTGTTCATCGGCTTCTACGCGAAGGGTAAGGCGAATACCAGCGAGGACTTCTTCCTCGCCGGGCGCGAGATGACGGCGTGGATCGCCGGGCTGAGCTTTGTCTCGGCCAACCTTGGATCGCTAGAGCTTATGGGCTGGGCTGGGTCGGCCTATCAGTACGGGATTCTGGCGGCTCACTGGTACTGGATCGGCGCAATCCCCGCGATGCTCTTCCTCGGCATCGTGATGATGCCGTTCTACTACATCTCGAAGACGCACTCGGTACCTGGATATCTGCAACTCCGGTTCGGTGAGGGAGCGCGCGGGCTTTCGGCCATCTCGTTCGCGCTGATGACGATCCTGATGAGCGGCGTGAACATGTACGCCATGGCGCTGGTGATGAAGACCGTACTGGGGTGGAACATCAGCTTCAGCATCTGGGTGGGCGCGGCGACAGTCGCGCTGTACGTAATGCTGGGAGGGTTGCGGTCGGCCATCATCAACGAGGTGCTGCAGTTTGTGCTGATCTGGGCGGGCGCGGCGATGATCCCGATTCTTGGCCTGATCGAAGCAGGCGGATGGGGGAAGCTGAAGGCGCAGATCGCAACCAACGTCGGAAACAATTACACGCATATGTGGAGCACGCTAGGAAGCTTTAAGGACAACCCAATGGGCGTGCACTGGACAGGCATCGTCTTTGGGCTAGGATTCATCATCAGCTTCGGCTATTGGACCACTGACTTCCTTGTAGTCCAGCGTGTACTGAGCGCGCATAACCTGCGGGCGGCGAAGATGGCACCTGTGATCGGTGCGGCGTTCAAGATGGCCGTGCCGTTCATCGTGATCTTTCCCGGGCTGCTGGCATTGTCAGTGCTGAAGAACCCCGACGGCAGCCTGATGCACCTGGTACCCGAGAGCATGGCGGCGGCGACGGGACAGCACAGCTACAACGAGGTGCTTCCACTCATGTTGATCCGGTACTGCGGACCGGGACTGCTCGGGCTCGGCATTACGGCCCTGGTGGCAGGCTTCATGAGCGGCATGGCCGGTAATGTAAGCGCATTCTCGACCGTGTGGACGTACGACATCTACGGCGCATTCATCAACAAGAAGGCGGACGATAAGCATTACGTTCAGATGGGCCGCTTGTCGACGGTGATAGGCATGCTGGTCAGCATCGCGACCGCTTACCTGGTAATGAACGCGGCGAGCATCATGGACTACGTGCAGGCGTTGTTCAGCTTCTTCATCGCTCCGCTCTTCGGAACGGTGGTCCTGGGGATGCTGTGGAAGCGTGCGACGCATGCGGGAGGCTTCTGGGGACTGCTTGCGGGCACGGCCTCGTCGATTGGCATGTGGGGCTGGGTACAGAGCGACCCTGGAGCTCTGCGGTACATCGCGCTGAGCCCGAATGCGCAGAGCATGGCTGAGAACCTGTACCGCGCGCTCTGGAGCTGGATTATCTGCGTTGTGGTGACGGTGACGGTGAGCGTGATGACGAAGCCTGTGCCACAGGAGCAGCTTTCGGGCTTGGTCTACGGAGTGACCCCGATTCCGCACGATGGATCGAAGACGCTCTGGGAGAAGCCGATCTTCTGGGCATGCGTGGTGATTGTTGTGTTCTTTATTTTGAACCTGATGTTCTGGTAG
- a CDS encoding DUF885 domain-containing protein — protein sequence MALWAQAPATGPDSVAARSKALSALFAEIWEDRLKHSPEFASTLGDKRYNDQLSDYSVAEVNARLARGRVFIQQLGEIDTTGLTEQENLSKSLMLRDLTDRQEAAPFKEWEMPVNQFSGFHTELPRLVNELPFDSVKDYDDYVARLKQIPRVFSQNMTNMRLGVDDGRVPPEYLLEKVLAQTETLANQKPADSPFAQPLKKFPKTVSAADQKRITADVIEEIGTDVLPAYQRFARFLKAQYIPAGRKDPGVWELSDGDAYYAFRIRQSTTLNKSAAEIHQVGLDEVKRDEAEMLAIAKKLGFSDLKSFNAALKTNAKYHPTSGEALLYTYKNYIAQMQPKLPQLFGTLPKAKLEVLPVPEFIAKDQAAAYYNQGSADGKRPGRVYVNTYNATERSLTSVEAVAYHEGIPGHHLQISTAQELTGLPEFRKHEYYTAYTEGWGLYSERLGKEMGFYQDPYSDYGRLEADIWRAIRLVVDTGVHSQHWTRQQMVDYFHEHSTIDETNIQAEVDRYVAWPGQALGYKMGQLKILELRQKAETALGPKFDLRAFHDVVLDSGALPMEVLEQQVDRWIASRKQ from the coding sequence ATGGCCCTGTGGGCGCAGGCTCCGGCAACTGGGCCGGATTCGGTTGCGGCGCGGAGCAAGGCCCTTTCGGCGTTGTTTGCGGAGATTTGGGAGGACCGGCTGAAGCACTCGCCGGAGTTTGCGTCGACGCTCGGCGACAAGCGATACAACGATCAGCTCTCGGATTACTCTGTGGCCGAAGTGAATGCCAGGCTGGCGCGGGGGCGCGTCTTCATTCAGCAGCTGGGCGAAATCGACACGACGGGGCTGACCGAGCAGGAGAATCTCTCGAAGAGCCTGATGCTTCGCGATCTTACCGATCGGCAGGAGGCCGCACCGTTCAAAGAGTGGGAGATGCCGGTGAACCAGTTCAGCGGCTTCCATACGGAGCTGCCGCGGCTGGTGAACGAACTGCCGTTCGACTCGGTGAAGGACTATGACGATTATGTCGCCAGGCTGAAGCAGATTCCAAGGGTCTTCTCGCAGAACATGACGAATATGCGGCTCGGCGTGGACGATGGGCGAGTGCCGCCGGAGTATCTGCTGGAGAAGGTGCTGGCGCAGACGGAGACGCTTGCCAATCAGAAACCTGCGGACAGCCCGTTTGCGCAGCCGCTGAAGAAGTTTCCAAAGACGGTGAGCGCGGCGGACCAGAAGAGAATCACCGCCGATGTGATCGAGGAGATCGGCACGGATGTGCTGCCGGCGTATCAGCGGTTCGCGCGGTTCCTGAAGGCGCAGTACATTCCAGCGGGACGGAAGGACCCGGGGGTGTGGGAGCTGTCGGACGGCGATGCCTACTACGCGTTTCGCATACGGCAGAGCACGACGCTGAACAAGTCGGCTGCGGAAATTCACCAGGTCGGACTTGACGAGGTGAAGCGCGACGAGGCGGAGATGTTGGCGATCGCGAAGAAGCTTGGCTTTTCGGATCTAAAGAGTTTCAACGCGGCTTTGAAGACGAATGCGAAGTATCATCCGACGTCGGGGGAGGCGCTGCTCTACACCTACAAGAACTACATCGCTCAGATGCAACCGAAGCTGCCGCAACTTTTCGGTACCCTTCCCAAGGCGAAGCTGGAGGTTCTACCGGTACCGGAGTTCATCGCAAAGGACCAAGCGGCGGCGTACTACAACCAGGGGAGCGCGGATGGCAAGCGTCCCGGGCGCGTGTATGTGAATACGTACAACGCAACGGAGCGCTCGCTGACTTCGGTGGAGGCTGTGGCGTATCACGAAGGGATTCCAGGTCACCACCTGCAGATCTCGACTGCGCAGGAGTTGACCGGTCTGCCGGAGTTTCGCAAGCACGAGTACTACACGGCCTACACCGAGGGCTGGGGGCTCTACAGTGAGCGGCTGGGTAAGGAGATGGGCTTCTACCAGGACCCTTACAGCGACTACGGGAGGCTTGAGGCAGACATCTGGCGGGCGATCCGGCTTGTGGTCGATACAGGCGTGCACTCGCAGCACTGGACCCGGCAGCAGATGGTGGATTACTTCCACGAGCACTCGACGATCGATGAGACAAATATTCAGGCTGAGGTGGACCGCTACGTTGCGTGGCCAGGGCAGGCGCTGGGGTACAAGATGGGGCAGTTGAAGATTCTGGAGCTGCGGCAGAAAGCAGAGACGGCACTTGGACCGAAGTTCGACCTGAGGGCGTTTCACGACGTGGTGCTGGATTCGGGCGCACTGCCGATGGAAGTGCTGGAGCAGCAGGTCGATCGGTGGATTGCTTCTCGGAAGCAGTAA
- the modB gene encoding molybdate ABC transporter permease subunit, which yields MDLEALWLTLRLAASTTAILLLVGLPLAWWIASGRGMARAVVQAVVALPLVLPPTVLGFYLLVMLGPLTWPGRVLIHVFGHPLAFSFGGLLVGSVLYSLPFAVQPLVAGFGAVEKGYIEAAAGLGASPMRVFVSVVLPTAGASLLTSAVLTFTHTVGEFGVVLMLGGNIPGLTRTLSISLYDLVQDGNYAAANRTALVLVGFATAALLAIYLLPSVRKVDGRQVDVVR from the coding sequence ATGGATCTTGAGGCGCTGTGGTTGACGCTGCGACTGGCTGCGAGCACGACCGCGATTCTGCTGCTCGTGGGGCTGCCGCTGGCGTGGTGGATCGCGTCAGGCAGAGGGATGGCGCGTGCGGTAGTGCAGGCAGTAGTGGCGCTGCCGTTGGTGCTGCCGCCGACGGTGTTGGGCTTCTACCTGCTGGTGATGCTGGGGCCGCTGACGTGGCCGGGAAGGGTGCTGATCCACGTCTTCGGACATCCGCTGGCATTCAGCTTTGGTGGATTGCTGGTGGGGTCGGTGCTCTACAGTCTGCCGTTTGCTGTGCAGCCTCTGGTGGCAGGGTTTGGTGCGGTAGAAAAGGGCTATATCGAGGCGGCGGCGGGGCTGGGTGCGTCGCCGATGCGGGTTTTTGTGTCGGTGGTGCTGCCGACGGCGGGCGCTTCTCTGCTGACAAGCGCGGTGCTGACGTTTACCCATACTGTGGGTGAGTTCGGCGTGGTGCTGATGCTGGGCGGGAACATACCGGGGCTGACGCGGACGCTTTCGATCTCGCTGTACGACCTGGTGCAGGACGGCAATTATGCCGCGGCAAACCGGACGGCGCTGGTGCTGGTGGGGTTTGCGACGGCGGCACTGCTGGCGATCTATCTTCTGCCGAGCGTGAGGAAGGTAGATGGAAGGCAGGTTGACGTTGTCCGATAG
- a CDS encoding BrxA/BrxB family bacilliredoxin — translation MYPEIMVIPMREELTRAGLKEVRTAAEVETALAQPGTTMVVVNSICGCAAGKMRPGVRLAMQHANTPDHSVTVFAGQDRDATEKARSYFAGHPPTSPAIAILRDGQLVYLMQRSAIETSTAPAIAQELARAFDTYCTKATA, via the coding sequence ATGTATCCAGAGATTATGGTGATTCCGATGCGCGAGGAGCTGACTCGTGCGGGCTTGAAAGAGGTTCGTACGGCGGCTGAAGTGGAGACGGCGCTGGCGCAGCCTGGGACCACGATGGTAGTGGTGAACTCGATCTGCGGTTGCGCGGCGGGCAAGATGCGTCCTGGAGTGCGGCTGGCAATGCAGCATGCAAATACACCGGACCACTCGGTCACGGTGTTTGCAGGCCAGGACCGCGACGCCACGGAGAAGGCGCGCAGCTACTTTGCGGGGCACCCGCCCACCTCGCCGGCGATTGCGATTCTGCGTGACGGGCAGCTGGTGTACCTCATGCAGCGGTCGGCGATTGAGACCTCAACGGCTCCGGCGATCGCGCAGGAGTTGGCGCGGGCGTTCGATACCTACTGCACGAAGGCAACCGCTTAG